The region GGGCACTCGCGCAACGGCGGCAGTTGCAGCGTCAGCACGTTCAGCCGGTAATAGAGGTCTTCACGAAACAGACCGCGCTGCACCAGCTCTAGCATGTTTTTCTGGGTCGCGCAGATCACGCGGACATCCACGTGTACTTCGTGCTCTTCGCCCACCCGGCGGAACGTACCGTCATTGAGAAAACGCAGCAGTTTGGTCTGCATCTGCGGCGACATGTCGCCAACTTCGTCCAGCAGCACCGAGCCGCCGTTAGCCTGCTCGAAAAAGCCTTTCTTGCCTTCCAGCGCGTTGGGATAGGCGCCCGGCGCATGGCCGTAAAGTTCGCTTTCCATCACGTCATCCGGCAGTGCGGCGCAGTTGAGCGCCAGAAACGGTTTCTTACCGCGGCTGCTGCGCAAATGACAGGCACGGGCCAACATGTCCTTGCCGGTGCCGGTTTCCCCCGCCAGCAGCAATGGCGCATCCAGCATCGCCAGCTTGCGCGCCTGCTCCACCACCTGACGCATACGCGGACTGACCGCCACAATGTGGTCGAATTCCCGTTCGTCGTTGATCGGCGTGTCCTGCAACTGACGGCCCATGCGCACTGCCGACTTCAGCGTCACCAGCGCGCCGGCGACGGTGGATTTGCCTTTATCGTCTTCCAGATGAACCGGCGTTACTTCCTGCAGAAAATCCTGCCCGCGGATCACCACACGTGTTATTTCCGGCTGGCCGCCCTGCTCCTGCCAGCGGGAAAAATGGTAATCGTTCAGCAACTGGCCGACGTTAAGGGCACGGGCTTTTTCCTGCGTCAGCTCAAACAGGCTGAGCGCGGCGGCGTTGACCAATTCCACTTTGCCTTTGAGATCGAACGACAGCACCGGCTCCGGCATCGACTCCAACAACGCGTTCAGCGCCCGATGCTCCCGCTCAGACGGCATAAACGCCACGGTACGCACATCGCTGACGCCCGGAATGCGGCGAATCTCCGTCATCAGCTCACGGAACGCGTCAAAACCGAGGGTGGTAAAATTGAGGTAGATCCGACCCGTCGGATCAATTTCGATACCGCGCAGGTCGATATGTCGCAGCACCAGTAGATCGAGCAGCTCACGAGTCAGACCAATCCGGTCTTCACAAAATACTTCCAGACGCATCAATAAAACCTTCTTCATCAGGTGCGGCAGGGACGAGAGCTGCATCATACTCTTTCACCGCCACCGGATGAAGTGGAGTGTCAGCAAAAGTTGACACCCCGGCAACCGAAAAGCGGATTTACTTCGTTTTTTCCTCTTCCGGGAACGGCGTGGTCATCATCGACACCATGATGCGAATACCGTCGATGTAGTTGCCGATGCGCATATTTTCGTCGCTGCTGTAAGCGTTATTATCCGCATTCACCAACGACACCACGGCAAAGGCGCTTTTCAACGCCGCCAGCGCGCCATTAATCGGCGGCGACACGCCCAGCATGCGGTTCTTCTCCGGTTCCCCTTTTCCCGGCGCCTTCACGCCGTCCATCGCCCATTTCGCCAGCGGCGACGCCATCTGCGTGCGCACGGCAAACGAACTGCCCGACGAGGTCATCATGCTCATCGAAATCAATTTGGGGTTGTGATTACGCTCCTGCAGCGCGGGCGAGTCGGAACGCACGATATAGAAACCGTTGGCGGTTACATACTTTTTCAGCAGGTCATACAGGTAGTCGGGCGAGGTTTCCGGCACCGTACGGATATTAATGCTGGCGGTCGCGGTAGACGGAATGGCGTAGATGGCTTTGCGGCCGGTATCGCCCGCCCTGAGCCCGATGACATCCAGCGACGGATACTGCACCGCTTCCACCGGGTTGGGCGCCATTTTCTCCAGTTGGGTCACCCCGTAACGGCTTTCGATGGTACCCGGCTGCGGCGCCTGCGCGGCCAGCTGTTTGCGTTCGTCATCGGAGATTTTGACCCGATCATAAAACCCTGGCAGCGTCACCCGACCGGTGGCGTCCTTGAGCCCGGCCAGCAGGTTCGCCAGCTGTTGCACCGGATTGACGATCACATTGCCGAACGCGCCGCTGTGGGCCGCCGGGTCGGGGCCGAACACCGTCATGTCCACCTGTATCGACCCGCGATAGCCGAACGTGATCACCGGCATATTATTGGTGTTCACCGCGCCGTTAAAAATCACCACGCCGTCATTTTTTAGCCGGGCAGCGTTCTGATTGACCACCGCGGCCAGGTGCGGCGAGCCGCGCTCCTCTTCCGAATCGAGCAGCACCTTGATATTTACCGTGGTGGCGGCCCTGGCGCTTTTCAGCGCATCCACCGCGGTCAGAAACACGGAGATCACCCCTTTGCCGTCCGACGCCGAACGACCAAACACGCGCCATTCCGGATCCAACCCCGGCTGCATCAGCCGGTCGTTGGGTTGCGGCATCCAGATACCGCGCGAATCCTTGATTTTCAGCGTCGGTTTCCAGGGGTCGGTGCTCCATTCGGACGCGCTGACCGACTGTCCATCAAAGTGCATCAGGAACAACACCGTAGGGCGGTTAGGTTGCATCGGCCCCAGCTCGGCATACAGCATCGGGTGCGCGCCATTGGCCAGTTGCTGGGTGGTAAATCCCCGTTTCTGAAAGGCCTTGTCCAGCCAGTTGAGGTTGCGCTGAATATCCGCCGCCACATCGGTGTCGTTGCTGAGCGTCAAGCCGTCGAGGTATTCGGGAAAGCTGGCCTGCGCGAATCGCTGGGCGTCAGTCGGCGTCATGATCCATTGCGCCTGAGCGGAACCTGCCGTCACCAGCGCGCCGAGCACGCCGGCCAACAGGAGTTTGTTGCCACGAAGCATCATAAGTATCCTTCCAGCCAGAGGAAAAAAAGAACATCCATCTTCTGGTTATCGGCAGCATCGGTCATCGCCTGAGCGATCCGGACGCGATTCATCCACCGGGTTTACCCTGCTTATAGATAAGCATGCTTCGTGGCAGCGGAATGCGGGCTATATCAAAACCCCCGCTGTTTTTCGGCTGCAACCCATTCATTTTATGGTTGCAGGGACATCATCAGCGCAGTAAAAACGACCTCCCCTCAAGATCAGATGTTTTCCGATCGGATTTTTTCTAATCAGACATTCTCTAATCAGATGTTTTCCAATCAAATGTTTTCCAATCAAATGTTTTCCAGACGGACGCCGCGGGTCCGCGGGCCGAACACGCCGACCGTCACCACCACCGTCAGCATGCTGATGATGATAAACGCCAGCACGCCGCTGGTGTCGTAATGCTGCAGAATCAGACCGATGACGATGCTGCTGAGCGCCGTGGACAACCGGCTAAAGGAGTAACAGAAACCCACGCCGCGGGCGCGGATCGCCGTGGGGAAAATCTCGGTCTGATAGGCGTGATAGCTGATGGTCAGCCAGGCATTGGAATAGGTGATCAGAAAGCCGCAGACAATCAACCACAGCGGTTGCGTCTGAAAGGCGAACAGCGTACCGAACACGACCGTCATCAGCGACGACAACACGATTTGCCATTTGTTTTCGAGTTTGCCGGCGTACCAACTGCACAGTAACGACCCCAGAGGATAGGCCAGCGTAATGAAAAACGCGTACAGCAGACTGTGGGTCACGGTCGCGCCCCGTCCCGCCAGCAGCGCGGGCAGCCAGTTACCAAAGCCAAAAAATCCGATAGCCTGAAAGGTATTCATGACCATCAGCATCAGGGTGCGGCGGCGATAGCGCACTGACCAGATATCGCGGAATCGACCGCGTGACGGCAGCGTAATCCTTGTCTGCGGCTCCAGCGCCTTACCCGGCGGTATGCCGCAGCGGTGCTCCATTGCAGTCATCGCCTTTTCCGCTTCCCGGTAGCGTCCGCGCGATGCCAGCCAGCGCGCCGATTCCACCAGGTTACGGCGTAGCAGCCACACCACCAGCGAGCACACCGCGCCGATGATCACCACGTAACGCCAGCCGGATAGCCCCCAGAGCGTCTGCGGCACCAGCCACCAGGACATCAGCGCCACCGTCGGTACCGACAGAAACTGCATGAAGAACGCCAGCGCAAACGCCTGACTACGCAGGTGGGTCGGCGCCCATTCGGACAGGTAGGTATCGATGGTCACCAGTTCTACCCCCAGACCAATCCCCACCAAAAAGCGGCAGAGGATCACCCATTCCGCCTGAGTCTGGAACGCCATCAGCAGCGAGAACGCGCCATACCACGCCAGCGCAAACATGAAAGCGGTGCGGCGACCCAGCCGGTCCGCCTGCGGTGCCAACACGCTGGCGCCGATAAACAGGCCAAAAAAGGTGGCGGATGCAAACGTGGCCTGATCCGACACGCCTAACAATCCTTCTTTTCCGACATGAAAAATCTTCTCCCCTATCAGACCGGTGCTGATGTAGGCGGTCTGAAACAGGTCGTAAAGTTCAAAGAAGCCGCCCAGCGACAGCAGCATGATGAAGCGCCACAGCCCCCACGATGAGGGTAAGGCATCAATGCGCGTCGCCAACAAATGGAGAGGAAGAGGATGATTGACGGCGTAAACCGTCGGCGCGTTGCGCGCACTAAAAGTGGAATCCATGGTGTTGCCTCTGATTGATGGTCGGTTATCGTTGGTAAACGTTCTGGCAAACCATAGCGGCAATAATTATCATTTGTTATTGTTTATCGATAACATTATTTGCAGGATATGAAAGTGCGAACGGGCGGAAACACCCGGTGCAGGGGCTTTATGAAGGTTATCCAGATGTTATCGCCATCCGCAGCGTGATGGCGATCGACAGGCGATATGACTGGTTACATAACGCACAACCTGTGGAGGCGCTTTTATGCCTCGCGTCAAGCATTACTCCCCGGGCGGCGACGGCGTTTTCACCCGAATCCGGCCAAGCAGTTCGCGCCGGAAATCCCCCAGCTGGGGTTTGTCATCCAGCCACGGCAGCGGGCGACACAGTTCCATGGCGCGAATACCCAGCCGCGCGGTCAGTAGACCGGCCCCCAGCCCTTGCGCCGCACGCGCCGACAGCCGTGCCGCCAAATCCTGCGACATCCAGTCCATGCCGATTTCCCGCACCAGTTCGCTGGCGCCGGCAAACGCCACATTCAGCAGCACCAGCCGGAACAGGCGAATACGACTGAAATAGCCCAGTTCGATGCCGTACAACCGCGCAATACGGTTGACCAGCCGCAGGTTACGCCAGGCGATAAACGCCATGTCCACCAATGCCAGCGGGCTGACGGCAATCATCAGCGCCGACTCGGCGGCAGAGCGGCTGATCTCGCGGCGCGCCCTGGCGTCCAGCACCGGTTGTACCAAATGCGCGTATAACTCAGTGACCTCACGATCGTTATGCGTATCGTGCAATGACGCCTGCCAACGTTGCAGCGCCGGATGCCCGATATCCAACCCGGCCTGGCGGGCCAGATTTTCACAAAAGGCGCGGGCGCTGCCCGTGCCGTGACTGTTGAGCAACTCCCGCGCCCGGTCACGGGTTTCCGCCCGCTGGCGTAACCGATACAACCGGCGCCACTCGACCGCCAGCGCCCCAACTCCAGCGCCGACAATCAGGGTGCCCGCCGCCACGCCGCCAAGCGCAATCCAGTCCTGGCCGACCCAGGCCTGATACAACGAACGCCCGCCCTGCGCCAGCGCGCTAAGGCCGAACAGCGCCACGCCCAGCCCCAGCATCTTCCGCCACAGGCTTCGGCGCGGGCGCAACGCGTCGCTGACTACCTGCTCAGCACTTTCACCATCATCCGGTTCGTCGTCGTCGGCTATTGCCGCCGGAATAAAGCGCTGCGTCTCGCCCTCGGCAAAAGCGACCGACGGCCGCAACGGCGCATCGGCCGGCGCCACCGGCGTATTGTCGAAGGTGATGCGGGGTTTCAACGATTCACTCATCGCAATTTATCTCCCAGTAAAAACTCCATCACCGTATCCAGACGGATATGCGGCAACGGCGTGTCCGTTTGCATTTCCAGCGGACGAAATGGTTCAAAGTGGAATCCCTGCTCACGCCAGAAGGACGGGTCCGGCAGCCGCGACGGCACATCGCCGGGATACACGGTGACCGGCTCGCCGTCCGCCAACCGGTTGCCGCGCAAGGCCGGCAACGACTGCCCCTGATGCGACACCACGCCGCTTTGCGTCGCCTGCACCGAGGCAATGCCCGCACAGTCGATCTCAATCCCTTCGAACGCCGCATTACGCCAGGCTTCCTGCACCAGTTGCTGTAGCAACGACACCAAATTGGCGTGTTGATCGGCGGTGATATGGTCGGACTGACTGGCGGCAAACATCAGTCGATCAATACACGGCGAAAACAGACGTCGCAGCAGGGTGCGTTTGCCGTAGTGAAAGCTCTGCATCAGTTGGGTCAGCGCCAGCCGCATGTCGTTAAACGACTGGACGCCGTGGTTGAGCGGTTGCAGGCAGTCCACCAGCACGATTTGCCGGTCAAAGCGCACAAAGTGCTGGCGATAGAATTCGCGCACCACATGCTGGCAGTAATAATCAAATCGCTGACGCAGCATGCCGATCAGGGTGTGATCGCCGGCCTGCGTCAACGCCGCGTCCAGTCGGTCGTCGGGCCACGGCCAGGGGAAGAACTGCAACACCGGCGCGCCGGCCAGATCGCCCGGCAACACGAAGCGCCCCGGTTGAATGAAATGCAGCCCTTCTTGTTTGCATCGCAACAGATAATCGGTGTACGCCCGGGCGATCGCCGCCAGCCGGTTCTCATCCGCCGGCGCCAACGGGTCCAGCCCCTCGCACAGCGCCAGCCAGGGCTGCGCCCAGCCTAATCGGTCGCCCTGCAACATGGCGGACATCTGTCGTGACCAGTCGGCGTAATTCTGCTCCAACAGCGGCAAATCCAGCAGCCACTCGCCGGGATAATCGACGATTTCCAGATAGAGCGTCGCGGTGTCGCGGAAGTGGCGCAGCAGGCTGTCGCGGGAACGGTAACGCAGCGCCAGCCTGATTTCGCTGACGCCGCGGGTCGGCGTTGGCCAGGCGGGCGGGACGCCGTACAGCGACGCCATGCCTTCGTCATACGCAAACCGGGGAATACCCAGATCCCGCTGCGGAATGCGCCGCGCGCCCAG is a window of Dickeya solani IPO 2222 DNA encoding:
- a CDS encoding YcjF family protein, whose translation is MSESLKPRITFDNTPVAPADAPLRPSVAFAEGETQRFIPAAIADDDEPDDGESAEQVVSDALRPRRSLWRKMLGLGVALFGLSALAQGGRSLYQAWVGQDWIALGGVAAGTLIVGAGVGALAVEWRRLYRLRQRAETRDRARELLNSHGTGSARAFCENLARQAGLDIGHPALQRWQASLHDTHNDREVTELYAHLVQPVLDARARREISRSAAESALMIAVSPLALVDMAFIAWRNLRLVNRIARLYGIELGYFSRIRLFRLVLLNVAFAGASELVREIGMDWMSQDLAARLSARAAQGLGAGLLTARLGIRAMELCRPLPWLDDKPQLGDFRRELLGRIRVKTPSPPGE
- a CDS encoding YcjX family protein, giving the protein MAYSLPFNRLQNEFNALVNRSADRHLRLAVTGLSRSGKTAFITSLVNQLLNAQHGARLPLFSAARENRLLGARRIPQRDLGIPRFAYDEGMASLYGVPPAWPTPTRGVSEIRLALRYRSRDSLLRHFRDTATLYLEIVDYPGEWLLDLPLLEQNYADWSRQMSAMLQGDRLGWAQPWLALCEGLDPLAPADENRLAAIARAYTDYLLRCKQEGLHFIQPGRFVLPGDLAGAPVLQFFPWPWPDDRLDAALTQAGDHTLIGMLRQRFDYYCQHVVREFYRQHFVRFDRQIVLVDCLQPLNHGVQSFNDMRLALTQLMQSFHYGKRTLLRRLFSPCIDRLMFAASQSDHITADQHANLVSLLQQLVQEAWRNAAFEGIEIDCAGIASVQATQSGVVSHQGQSLPALRGNRLADGEPVTVYPGDVPSRLPDPSFWREQGFHFEPFRPLEMQTDTPLPHIRLDTVMEFLLGDKLR
- the tyrR gene encoding transcriptional regulator TyrR, coding for MRLEVFCEDRIGLTRELLDLLVLRHIDLRGIEIDPTGRIYLNFTTLGFDAFRELMTEIRRIPGVSDVRTVAFMPSEREHRALNALLESMPEPVLSFDLKGKVELVNAAALSLFELTQEKARALNVGQLLNDYHFSRWQEQGGQPEITRVVIRGQDFLQEVTPVHLEDDKGKSTVAGALVTLKSAVRMGRQLQDTPINDEREFDHIVAVSPRMRQVVEQARKLAMLDAPLLLAGETGTGKDMLARACHLRSSRGKKPFLALNCAALPDDVMESELYGHAPGAYPNALEGKKGFFEQANGGSVLLDEVGDMSPQMQTKLLRFLNDGTFRRVGEEHEVHVDVRVICATQKNMLELVQRGLFREDLYYRLNVLTLQLPPLRECPADVMPLVELFVSRFADEQGIARPHIAQEVRNLLPQYGWPGNVRQLKNTIYRALAQLEGDELRLRDIDLPAFQPEIVHNDDLLEGSLDDISKRFERSILTRLYQTYPSTRKLAKRLGVSHTAIANKLREYGLSSRKGGDEDE
- a CDS encoding MFS transporter, with translation MLLSLGGFFELYDLFQTAYISTGLIGEKIFHVGKEGLLGVSDQATFASATFFGLFIGASVLAPQADRLGRRTAFMFALAWYGAFSLLMAFQTQAEWVILCRFLVGIGLGVELVTIDTYLSEWAPTHLRSQAFALAFFMQFLSVPTVALMSWWLVPQTLWGLSGWRYVVIIGAVCSLVVWLLRRNLVESARWLASRGRYREAEKAMTAMEHRCGIPPGKALEPQTRITLPSRGRFRDIWSVRYRRRTLMLMVMNTFQAIGFFGFGNWLPALLAGRGATVTHSLLYAFFITLAYPLGSLLCSWYAGKLENKWQIVLSSLMTVVFGTLFAFQTQPLWLIVCGFLITYSNAWLTISYHAYQTEIFPTAIRARGVGFCYSFSRLSTALSSIVIGLILQHYDTSGVLAFIIISMLTVVVTVGVFGPRTRGVRLENI
- a CDS encoding M20/M25/M40 family metallo-hydrolase — protein: MLRGNKLLLAGVLGALVTAGSAQAQWIMTPTDAQRFAQASFPEYLDGLTLSNDTDVAADIQRNLNWLDKAFQKRGFTTQQLANGAHPMLYAELGPMQPNRPTVLFLMHFDGQSVSASEWSTDPWKPTLKIKDSRGIWMPQPNDRLMQPGLDPEWRVFGRSASDGKGVISVFLTAVDALKSARAATTVNIKVLLDSEEERGSPHLAAVVNQNAARLKNDGVVIFNGAVNTNNMPVITFGYRGSIQVDMTVFGPDPAAHSGAFGNVIVNPVQQLANLLAGLKDATGRVTLPGFYDRVKISDDERKQLAAQAPQPGTIESRYGVTQLEKMAPNPVEAVQYPSLDVIGLRAGDTGRKAIYAIPSTATASINIRTVPETSPDYLYDLLKKYVTANGFYIVRSDSPALQERNHNPKLISMSMMTSSGSSFAVRTQMASPLAKWAMDGVKAPGKGEPEKNRMLGVSPPINGALAALKSAFAVVSLVNADNNAYSSDENMRIGNYIDGIRIMVSMMTTPFPEEEKTK